One genomic window of Cupriavidus malaysiensis includes the following:
- a CDS encoding TetR/AcrR family transcriptional regulator, producing the protein MHHMSALPQPSSAHSGPSPARSPGAAARREAVRQAFFDAARALFAEAGYAGVTLRRVGERCGYSAAAIYRHFEDKSALLFELCAQDWVRLAQALATAREGCQPGRTLPAVFQAYLDWAMANRHGYHLMLMMGLPAEAERAIDQRWRQRFPQDPVGAVLEACVQDLQAAGGIATHHLPEDVADALWTAAHGLAALEITFEHLPREHWQPLAHRQHVLLDALLRGFAPSPPT; encoded by the coding sequence ATGCACCACATGTCCGCCCTGCCCCAGCCGTCCTCAGCACATTCCGGCCCGTCGCCCGCCCGCTCGCCGGGTGCCGCCGCGCGCCGCGAGGCGGTGCGGCAGGCCTTCTTCGACGCCGCCCGCGCCCTCTTCGCCGAGGCCGGCTACGCAGGCGTCACGCTGCGCCGCGTGGGCGAGCGCTGCGGCTATAGCGCCGCCGCCATCTATCGCCACTTCGAGGACAAGTCCGCGCTGCTGTTCGAGCTGTGCGCGCAGGACTGGGTACGCCTGGCGCAGGCCCTGGCCACCGCGCGCGAGGGCTGCCAGCCGGGCCGCACGCTGCCGGCGGTGTTCCAGGCCTACCTGGACTGGGCCATGGCCAACCGCCATGGCTACCACCTGATGCTGATGATGGGCTTGCCGGCCGAGGCCGAGCGGGCCATCGACCAGCGCTGGCGCCAGCGTTTCCCGCAGGACCCGGTCGGCGCCGTGCTGGAAGCCTGCGTGCAGGACCTGCAGGCCGCCGGCGGCATCGCCACCCACCACCTGCCCGAAGACGTGGCCGATGCGCTGTGGACAGCGGCGCACGGGCTGGCGGCGCTGGAGATCACCTTCGAGCACCTGCCGCGCGAACACTGGCAACCGCTGGCGCACCGGCAGCACGTCTTGCTGGACGCGCTGCTGCGCGGCTTCGCCCCCTCTCCGCCTACCTAG
- a CDS encoding efflux RND transporter permease subunit, with translation MAQFFLRRPAFAWVLAILTVVAGLLALTRIPIAQYPAVAPPTVIIYADYPGASARTVEDRVTAILEQQMHGIPGLLHLDSSSEPGAATVTLAFRQGTDPQLAQVNVRNRVAQAEPLLPETVRRGGVYVDQASSSPFLYVSLVSDGNRLDETALGDFAAGAILPMLRRLPGIGKAEAYGSEYAMRIWFDPDKLNALGLNTEEVEAAIKARNGNVTPGQLGGAPAVPGQPFQATVRPPPALADPEAFGRIVVRGSSADGSAVLLRDVARVEMAAADYRFGSTLDGRPAAAIGLKLADGANVLATSRAVRAALDAASAGFPDGVHYEISYDNAAFVQRSISRVLLTLVEAVVLVFLILYLFLGKLRATLIPVVVVPVSLLGTVACLYALGMSLNAITLFGVVLAIGILVDDAIVVVENVERIMAEHGVSAREAAARSMREVSGALLAVTLVLCAVFVPMAFFGSAVGVIYRHFAVTLAISIAFSLFFALSLTPAMCAGLLRHGAPPAHGPLAWFERRFTALTGRYGRWVAGAQRRRLRWLGAYLALVLACGYGLSQTPSGFLPEEDTGELVVDIELPAGSTQQQTRDLVARLEHWLRAEGYPLKSTFAVIGWGNGGNGEQRANLVLSLTDWAQRGSRQRAAAVLERLSDGLDHWPGRGDAQLFAYNSSALPELGSTSGLDMRLTSAHGASRDALFAARDKLLQAAAADPALREVRATAAQPSSALDLRIDYRKAESFGVAAETIHHALASTLGSRYVDEVTRDGRIRRVILQADAPHRMQPEQLARVHVRNAQGRMVSLASFASMEWGNGETTLERFNGLPSVRISADSGSGYSSGTAMARLSALVRDLGAPFGVRWTGRAFEQLQSGDQAPWLFACSALFIFLCLVALYESWTLPLAVLAVVPAGMVGAAAAIWLGGLPNDVYFKVGLVVVMGLAAKNAILVVEYAQQLRAGGMALGDAAQQAARQRLRPVVMTSLAFILGVVPLVLSSGPGAAAQRAVGTGVLGGMLGATVIGTLAVPLLYALIGKLQRRH, from the coding sequence ATGGCGCAATTCTTCCTTCGCCGCCCCGCCTTCGCCTGGGTGCTGGCCATCCTGACCGTGGTCGCCGGCCTGCTGGCCCTGACCCGCATCCCCATCGCCCAGTATCCGGCGGTGGCGCCGCCCACCGTGATCATCTACGCCGACTATCCCGGCGCCTCCGCGCGCACGGTGGAAGATCGCGTCACGGCCATCCTCGAACAGCAGATGCACGGCATCCCGGGGCTGCTGCACCTGGACTCCAGCAGCGAACCCGGCGCCGCCACCGTGACGCTGGCCTTCCGCCAGGGCACCGATCCGCAACTGGCCCAGGTCAATGTGCGCAACCGCGTGGCCCAGGCCGAGCCGCTGCTGCCCGAGACGGTGCGCCGCGGCGGCGTCTACGTGGACCAGGCCAGCAGCAGCCCTTTCCTCTACGTGTCGCTGGTCAGCGACGGCAACCGCCTCGACGAGACCGCGCTGGGTGACTTCGCCGCCGGCGCCATCCTGCCGATGCTGCGGCGCCTGCCCGGCATCGGCAAGGCCGAGGCCTACGGCTCCGAGTACGCCATGCGCATCTGGTTCGACCCGGACAAGCTGAACGCGCTCGGCCTGAACACCGAGGAGGTCGAGGCGGCCATCAAGGCGCGCAACGGCAACGTCACGCCCGGCCAGCTCGGCGGGGCGCCGGCCGTGCCGGGCCAGCCCTTCCAGGCCACCGTGCGGCCGCCGCCGGCGCTGGCCGACCCCGAGGCCTTCGGCCGCATCGTCGTGCGCGGCAGCAGTGCCGACGGCAGCGCCGTGCTGCTGCGCGACGTCGCCCGCGTCGAGATGGCCGCGGCCGACTACCGCTTCGGCTCCACGCTGGACGGACGCCCGGCCGCCGCGATCGGCCTCAAGCTGGCCGACGGCGCCAATGTGCTGGCCACCTCGCGCGCGGTGCGCGCGGCGCTGGATGCCGCCTCGGCCGGTTTTCCCGACGGCGTGCACTACGAGATCTCCTACGACAATGCCGCCTTCGTGCAACGCTCGATCTCGCGCGTGCTGCTGACGCTGGTGGAAGCGGTGGTGCTGGTCTTCCTGATCCTCTACCTGTTCCTCGGCAAGCTGCGCGCGACGCTGATCCCTGTGGTGGTGGTGCCGGTGTCGCTGCTCGGCACGGTGGCCTGCCTGTACGCGCTGGGCATGTCCCTGAACGCCATCACGCTGTTCGGCGTGGTGCTGGCGATCGGCATCCTGGTCGACGATGCCATCGTGGTGGTGGAGAACGTCGAACGCATCATGGCCGAGCACGGCGTGAGCGCGCGCGAAGCCGCCGCGCGCTCGATGCGCGAGGTCTCGGGCGCCCTGCTGGCGGTCACGCTGGTGTTGTGCGCGGTCTTCGTGCCGATGGCTTTCTTCGGCAGCGCGGTCGGCGTCATCTATCGCCACTTCGCTGTCACGCTGGCCATCTCCATCGCCTTCTCGCTGTTCTTCGCACTGTCGCTGACGCCGGCCATGTGCGCGGGCCTGCTGCGCCATGGCGCGCCGCCGGCGCACGGGCCGCTGGCCTGGTTCGAGCGCCGTTTCACCGCATTGACCGGCCGCTACGGACGCTGGGTGGCGGGCGCGCAGCGCCGCCGCCTACGCTGGCTCGGCGCCTACCTGGCGCTGGTGCTGGCGTGCGGCTACGGCTTGTCGCAGACGCCCAGCGGCTTCCTGCCCGAGGAGGACACCGGTGAGCTGGTGGTCGATATCGAACTGCCGGCCGGCAGCACGCAGCAGCAGACGCGCGATCTGGTCGCGCGGCTGGAACACTGGTTGCGCGCCGAGGGCTACCCGCTCAAGTCCACCTTCGCCGTGATCGGCTGGGGCAACGGCGGCAACGGTGAACAGCGCGCCAACCTGGTGCTCAGCCTGACCGACTGGGCGCAGCGCGGCAGCCGGCAGCGCGCGGCGGCCGTGCTGGAGCGCCTGTCGGACGGTCTCGATCACTGGCCCGGACGCGGCGATGCCCAGCTGTTCGCCTACAACAGTTCCGCCTTGCCCGAGCTGGGCAGCACCAGCGGGCTCGACATGCGGCTGACCTCGGCCCACGGCGCCAGCCGCGACGCCCTGTTCGCGGCGCGCGACAAGTTGCTGCAAGCCGCCGCGGCCGATCCCGCGCTGCGCGAGGTGCGCGCCACCGCCGCCCAGCCGAGCTCGGCGCTGGACCTGCGCATCGACTACCGCAAGGCGGAGAGCTTCGGCGTCGCGGCCGAGACCATCCACCATGCGCTGGCGTCGACGCTCGGCTCGCGCTATGTCGACGAGGTGACGCGCGACGGGCGCATCCGCCGCGTCATCCTGCAGGCCGATGCTCCGCACCGGATGCAGCCCGAGCAACTGGCGCGCGTGCATGTGCGCAATGCCCAGGGCCGCATGGTCTCGCTGGCCTCGTTCGCCAGCATGGAGTGGGGCAACGGCGAGACCACGCTGGAGCGCTTCAACGGCCTGCCCTCGGTGCGCATCAGCGCCGACAGCGGGAGCGGCTACAGCAGCGGCACCGCGATGGCCCGGCTGAGCGCGCTGGTGCGCGACCTCGGTGCGCCCTTCGGCGTGCGCTGGACCGGCCGCGCCTTCGAGCAGTTGCAGAGCGGCGACCAGGCACCCTGGCTGTTCGCGTGCTCCGCCCTCTTCATCTTCCTGTGCCTGGTGGCGCTGTACGAGAGCTGGACCCTGCCGCTGGCGGTGCTGGCGGTGGTGCCGGCCGGCATGGTCGGCGCGGCCGCGGCGATCTGGCTGGGCGGCTTGCCCAACGACGTCTACTTCAAGGTGGGGCTGGTGGTGGTGATGGGCCTGGCGGCGAAGAATGCCATCCTGGTGGTGGAATATGCGCAGCAGCTGCGCGCGGGCGGCATGGCGCTGGGCGATGCCGCGCAGCAGGCGGCGCGCCAGCGCTTGCGGCCGGTGGTGATGACCTCGCTGGCCTTCATCCTGGGCGTGGTGCCGCTGGTGCTGAGCAGCGGTCCGGGCGCGGCAGCGCAGCGCGCGGTCGGCACCGGCGTGCTGGGCGGCATGCTGGGCGCCACCGTGATCGGCACGCTGGCGGTGCCGCTGCTGTATGCGCTCATCGGCAAGTTGCAGCGCCGGCACTGA
- the rnk gene encoding nucleoside diphosphate kinase regulator: MTLSSANKTTLYLTELDVTRLERIAERAGSAQLSDMLDALLERAAIVAPEAIPHDVVTMNSQLRCALEGDAEPRHWTLVYPDTADFDAGRLSVLSPVGQALLGARAGETVAYRLPDGREQRLTVIEIAFQPEANGQFNL; the protein is encoded by the coding sequence ATGACCCTGTCTTCCGCGAACAAGACCACGCTGTACCTGACCGAACTCGATGTGACCCGCCTCGAGCGCATCGCCGAGCGCGCCGGGAGCGCGCAACTGTCCGACATGCTCGACGCGCTGCTGGAGCGCGCCGCCATCGTGGCGCCCGAAGCCATCCCGCACGACGTGGTGACGATGAACTCGCAGCTGCGCTGCGCGCTGGAAGGTGACGCCGAGCCGCGCCACTGGACCCTGGTCTATCCCGACACCGCCGATTTCGACGCCGGCCGCCTGTCCGTGCTGTCGCCGGTCGGCCAGGCCCTGCTGGGCGCGCGTGCCGGCGAGACGGTCGCCTATCGCCTGCCGGACGGCCGCGAGCAGCGGCTGACGGTGATCGAGATCGCCTTCCAGCCGGAGGCCAACGGCCAGTTCAACCTCTGA